A window of Mixophyes fleayi isolate aMixFle1 chromosome 10, aMixFle1.hap1, whole genome shotgun sequence contains these coding sequences:
- the UBXN1 gene encoding UBX domain-containing protein 1, with translation MSQCSALDSLIEMGFSQTRAEKAVAATGNQGIESAMDWLMEHEDDPDLDEPIVSVTNDAESEVDTQEMETSGGRSSLTEEEKEKQTKRMMELIAQKQQEREEREKRERIELEKQRRKQGQELAAIKQKLQEQEMQKAAEERRKEKQEERLARERVREKIARDKADRARRFGGAASEPISPPAELPVPASTPSPSSPIQEPPSKKEYDQCRIQVRLLDGTSLSQTFRAREQLAAVRLYVELNWPGGPEGPFNLLTTFPRRVFTEEDMEKPLQELGLVPSAVIIVARK, from the exons atgTCTCAGTGTTCAGCGCTGGATAGTCTCATAGAGATGGGATTCTCCCAAACCAGAGC GGAAAAGGCAGTGGCTGCCACTGGAAATCAAGGAATAGAGTCTGCCATGGACTG GCTAATGGAACATGAAGATGATCCTGACTTAGATGAGCCAATTGTATCGGTCACCAATGATGCAGAAAGTGAAGTGGATACACAAGAAATGGAGACAAGTGGAG GAAGATCATCCTTAactgaggaggagaaagagaagcAGACAAAAAG AATGATGGAGCTGATAGCTCAAAAGCAACAAGAACGTGAAGAACGAGAAAAACGGGAGAGGATTGAGCTGGAGAAACAGAGACGGAAACAAGGACAAGAGTTAGCTGCAATCAAACAGAAACTACAGGAGCAAGAAATGCAGAAAGCAGCTGAAGAGAGGAGAAAggagaagcaggaggagagattggccag AGAACGCGTAAGAGAGAAAATTGCACGAGATAAAGCGGATCGAGCAAGAAGG TTTGGGGGGGCAGCATCAGAGCCAATCTCTCCTCCAGCAGAATTACCCGTTCCAGCTTCCACACCCTCCCCATCTTCACCTATACAGGAGCCGCCCAGTAAGAAGGAGTATGATCAATGCCGTATACAG GTGCGCCTACTGGATGGTACATCCCTATCTCAAACATTTCGTGCCCGAGAGCAGCTGGCTGCTGTCCGCTTGTATGTGGAACTAAACTGGCCTGGCGGTCCTGAAGGACCTTTTAACCTCCTGACCACCTTCCCCCGACGTGTTTTCACAGAAGAAGACATGGAGAAGCCACTGCAAGAACTCG GTTTGGTGCCTTCCGCAGTCATAATTGTTGCCAGAAAATAA